In Ruminiclostridium papyrosolvens DSM 2782, the following proteins share a genomic window:
- a CDS encoding non-ribosomal peptide synthetase, giving the protein MGFKVNGDTTFFQGLSKEDRKLLSNYNNTHVDYHSWKMMYQLFEEQVIKTPDNIALVYRRKTMTYNELNRQSNALARSLEAHNVKTGDTVGIICDRSFEMIVGMLATLKSGGAYVPIDPSYPEYRIKHIIENSGLSVVVVGQDNEIDFQNVIRIDQKELSKYNTNNLALEGDSKSLAYIIYTSGSTGLPKGVMIEHHSAVNLITSINNKFYVTEKDTLLFITSMCFDLSVYDIFGILAAGGKVVIAEKEQVQDPKELKKLLKEEKITFWDSVPSTMNHLVNELELSGESCEYPHLRLVFMSGDWIPVSLPARMTSYFPNTKIVSLGGATEGTVWSIYYVINPSQNYSHSIPYGKPLDNNQFYILDNDRKPVPVGQAGELYIGGIGVARGYINDDSKTSDSFIEDIVFGVNGDKLYKTGDKGRMMPDGNIEFSGRIDYQVKIRGYRIELGEIENQILQNQLIKEAVVIDKTDNQGLKYLNLYYTAKQQISGGEIKEYLLKKLPEYMIPSCFIQLETMPITLNGKIDRKALVKIEGGINNTQEDLALSSETEIKLADIWMELLDKQRIGAASNFFELGGHSLKATVLVHFIQREFQCDISIRHIFEAPTLREMAQLIDNADNCRQLSITPIEESDYYIASSAQKRLYSIWTRQQSETNYNVPFLMITEGKINKEKLEYAFQQMVNRHEALRTSFHMTDGELFQRVHQNIKFSLEYFEIQEPFDEALKAEEFVKPFDLNTAPLIRGRLIYSGSRYFLLLDSHHIITDGTSMDILFKEIMKLYANEELEPITVQYKDYAAWQNRVWMQDNIVNQKKYWMENLKSELPVLNLPYDYERPLYQSYEGNHVVTYISEAITSKLNQVARKTDSTLYVVLLSAYKALLYKYTNDEDIIVGTVFAGRNQPDLQKIVGMFVNTVPIRSYPMGDKSFTAYIKEVKEVFLNAYENQSYQFDDIIKDLNIRRDMGRNPVFDTMFDFQNTGITALEVDNTKFINSDNIPDIAKFDITISVQETDGCLKVKLVYCSKLFKRETIERMAEHLKNLLHSVAVNSDISLKSINILTSEEMNKILYEFNNTAECFEKNQTIKELFEMQAERTPDKAAVVYCGVTMTYSELNQKSNQLAKYLSSKFNKVNPIIAIMAEPSFDMIIGILGIIKSGAAYLPIDPQYPHQRIKFILDDSKAQILLTHKRLVKGLEYKGELYSLESNDWHSLSDDNLPANCKQNDLAYVIYTSGSTGKPKGVMVEHKSLVNLCYWHNKNFNVTDKDNSTKYAGFGFDASVWEIFPYFIKGATLHILKDELKLDIESLNEYFEENNITISFLPTQLCEQFMKFKNKSLRYLLTGGDKLKEFRVNGNYKLINNYGPTENTVVTTSYEVNELSANIPIGKPITNTQVYILDKDNNVVPIGVQGEICISGESLAKGYLNREGLTKAKFVPNPVIAGQKMYRTGDLGKWTLDGAILFLGRIDKQVKIRGYRIELGEIETHISQIDGIKEAVVIDKEDKEGNKYLLAFYTARMDIPKEEIRDILGNSLPAYMIPLDFICLPEILINANGKVDRLALSQYESEFYDNADYAEPRDEQERILVNVWQEVLGVDKVGIEDDFFCIGGDSIKAIQIISRIQKYGLKLEVKDLLQKTKIRKLRGCIKVNEKENLSQDIITGEVNITPIQKWFVEQKFTEPQHFNQSVTLFCKERLEENILHDLFKKLLEHHDALRMCYTVEGNQVKQYIRDLNEGELYSLKVCNIVGAEDDNKAMDIESKHIQSGMDLGQGPLVRLILFKASVGDYLFIAIHHLVIDGVSWRILFEDISRGYLQGLSKQKISFDNKTNSYKAWAKKLKEYAKTKEVLAQREYWEEIVKNQKPLTTDFAVKDRKVGNISNISTELSEADTQQLVKNSNRAFHTEINDLLLVALGLAIKEWQGINSIVINMEGHGREEAVKNIDITRTVGWFTSQYPIHLDLSNIEDLSYVIKAVKESLRHIPFKGFGYQLLRYMQSEKSSNLDYDAEISFNYLGQFGQDRGQDVFKIQQFMHADSMSIKNKNISKLSVNSLVIDGCLKFQIEYDKNEFLQDNINKFACILINKLKEVIKHCVRQRNEEITPYDVGRVKLSLRDFDIICKEYSMDNIKNIYCLTPLQAGMLIHCLKNEKTRDYFEQISINILGKIQKSLLEKSFGLLVQKYDVLRTGIFYDKLDTGVQVILKERNAEIYYYDNKDKALEEQNKFIEDFMEKDKERGFDFTKDTLLRLGIIRVSESVYKAVFSFHHIILDGWSFEIILKEWKNIYNHLAQNSMFSSEENMDFGDYIGWLEQQDKEQAERYWMDYLQDYENYVGIPSRSEKSNSEVQACEDFVIIVDESQTKQLKDLSNQYGLTLNSVFQGIWSILLRSYNNTDDVVFGTVVSGRQADIDGIEEMVGLFINTIPMRIKAGGNTTFLNYVRQLQKMSIESTKYAYYSLDEIQGALKLQRGLFNHIIAFENYPVDYYENPQNNGIIYQKNSIEAVEQTSYDLNVIVQTGDSLKIKLKYNPSLYDKKLLSRLEGHIRNIMKAIINNIHERLQDIDILTETEKNTLLFEFNDNETDYGKEKTIPEIFEEYANKQPQKTAVVYKEQSLTYGELNERAEELSRHLINQGVKAGDIVAILLNSCVEMIVSILGILKSGAAYLPIDSKLPLSRVHYMLEDCDVNILVTAKEVINTEPLGVELLYIKDLNKPENSIRSIKNNYSAKNCAYIMYTSGTTGEAKGIRTNHSNIIRVVKNTNYIELCEKDSVLQTSNYSFDGSTFNIFGALLNGAKLVLIENVLELSDLSTTIRKEEISVLFLTTLLFNMLVDIDLQIFKDVRKIVFGGEAASVEHVRKALAQLGKGKLINVYGPTETTVFATAYPIDAIHSDMLSIPIGFPISNTQIYILDNNLKVQPIGVSGELYIGGAGVAMGYLNKEELTKERFIENPFVIGDFIYRSGDIGRWLENGVIEYLGRADDQVKIRGFRIELQEIETLLSRYEGINEAIVVVNEDKADNKFLVAYVTGKQGITLSEIRGYLLQQLPTYKVPSRIVILDRIPITSNGKLDKFALPMLEANTELDYVAPRNQIEEKLVSIYKKVLGVSQFGINNNYFEHGGNSLKTTLLVNRIFKEINIKLKIEDFFQKQTIQEISELIHAALERKKKKELLMKKLIDLGI; this is encoded by the coding sequence ATGGGGTTTAAGGTAAATGGTGATACAACATTCTTTCAGGGGCTTTCAAAGGAGGATAGAAAATTATTATCAAATTATAATAACACACATGTTGATTACCACAGTTGGAAGATGATGTATCAATTATTTGAGGAACAGGTAATAAAAACACCCGATAATATTGCTTTGGTATATAGAAGAAAAACTATGACTTATAATGAGCTGAACCGGCAATCAAATGCCTTGGCAAGAAGTTTGGAAGCGCATAATGTTAAAACGGGAGATACTGTAGGTATTATCTGTGACAGGTCTTTTGAAATGATAGTTGGAATGTTGGCCACTTTAAAATCTGGAGGAGCTTATGTACCAATTGACCCTAGTTATCCGGAATATCGAATAAAACATATAATAGAGAATTCCGGCTTATCAGTAGTGGTGGTTGGACAGGATAATGAAATAGATTTTCAAAATGTTATAAGAATTGACCAAAAGGAATTAAGCAAATATAACACCAATAATTTAGCTTTGGAGGGAGACTCCAAAAGTTTAGCATATATTATCTATACTTCGGGTTCAACGGGGTTGCCAAAAGGGGTAATGATTGAGCATCATTCTGCCGTAAATCTCATTACAAGCATTAATAATAAATTTTATGTAACAGAAAAGGATACCTTACTATTTATCACATCCATGTGCTTCGACTTGTCCGTGTACGATATATTTGGAATTCTTGCAGCCGGAGGTAAGGTTGTAATTGCGGAGAAAGAGCAGGTACAGGACCCTAAGGAGTTGAAAAAACTTCTGAAAGAAGAAAAAATAACTTTCTGGGATTCTGTTCCATCAACAATGAATCATTTGGTAAATGAGCTTGAATTAAGCGGAGAAAGCTGTGAATATCCCCATCTCAGACTTGTTTTTATGAGTGGAGACTGGATACCTGTTTCGCTTCCTGCCAGAATGACATCTTACTTTCCGAATACCAAAATCGTTAGCTTAGGCGGTGCTACCGAGGGAACAGTATGGTCTATTTACTATGTCATTAATCCCTCTCAAAACTATAGTCATAGCATACCATATGGGAAACCCTTGGATAATAATCAGTTCTATATTCTGGATAATGATAGAAAGCCGGTTCCTGTCGGACAAGCGGGCGAACTATATATTGGAGGAATTGGCGTTGCCAGAGGATATATAAATGATGACTCTAAGACAAGCGACTCCTTTATAGAAGATATTGTTTTCGGTGTCAATGGAGATAAGCTATATAAAACCGGTGATAAGGGACGAATGATGCCGGATGGCAATATTGAATTTTCAGGAAGAATAGATTATCAGGTTAAGATAAGAGGTTATCGAATTGAACTTGGAGAAATTGAAAATCAAATCTTGCAAAATCAATTAATAAAAGAAGCAGTTGTTATAGATAAAACTGATAATCAAGGACTAAAATATCTTAATCTTTATTATACGGCAAAACAGCAAATTTCAGGTGGTGAGATAAAAGAATACCTATTGAAAAAGCTGCCTGAATATATGATACCTTCCTGTTTTATACAATTGGAGACAATGCCCATTACATTAAACGGTAAAATTGACAGAAAAGCTCTGGTGAAAATCGAGGGTGGTATAAATAATACCCAAGAAGATTTAGCCTTGTCAAGTGAAACGGAAATAAAATTAGCCGATATTTGGATGGAACTGCTGGACAAGCAAAGGATAGGAGCTGCCAGCAATTTTTTTGAATTAGGGGGACATTCTTTAAAAGCAACAGTATTAGTTCACTTCATTCAAAGAGAATTTCAATGTGATATATCCATTCGTCACATTTTTGAAGCTCCAACATTAAGAGAAATGGCTCAACTCATTGATAATGCGGATAATTGCCGGCAATTATCAATAACTCCTATAGAGGAAAGTGATTATTACATAGCTTCTTCTGCACAAAAAAGATTGTATTCTATTTGGACTCGCCAACAGTCAGAAACGAATTATAATGTACCCTTTTTGATGATTACAGAAGGAAAGATTAATAAAGAAAAATTGGAATATGCCTTCCAACAAATGGTGAATCGCCATGAGGCATTAAGAACTTCATTTCACATGACTGATGGAGAACTGTTTCAGAGAGTCCATCAGAACATAAAGTTTTCACTGGAGTATTTTGAAATACAAGAACCCTTTGATGAAGCCTTGAAGGCAGAAGAATTTGTAAAGCCCTTTGATTTAAACACAGCACCACTGATTCGAGGAAGATTAATTTATTCGGGGAGCAGATATTTTCTATTGCTTGACAGCCATCACATTATTACGGATGGTACCTCCATGGATATTCTATTTAAAGAAATCATGAAATTATATGCTAATGAAGAGCTTGAACCAATTACAGTGCAATATAAAGACTATGCTGCGTGGCAGAATAGGGTATGGATGCAGGATAATATAGTAAATCAAAAAAAATATTGGATGGAAAATTTAAAGAGTGAACTTCCTGTTTTAAATCTGCCTTATGATTATGAAAGGCCTTTGTACCAAAGCTATGAAGGAAATCATGTAGTTACTTACATTAGTGAAGCTATAACAAGTAAATTAAACCAAGTGGCGAGAAAGACGGATTCAACCTTATATGTGGTTTTATTATCTGCCTATAAAGCTTTATTGTACAAATACACTAATGACGAAGACATTATTGTTGGAACGGTCTTTGCAGGAAGAAACCAACCTGATTTACAGAAGATCGTTGGTATGTTTGTAAACACAGTACCTATCAGAAGCTATCCTATGGGTGATAAATCTTTTACAGCTTACATAAAGGAAGTAAAAGAGGTATTTTTAAATGCATACGAAAATCAGAGCTACCAATTTGATGATATAATAAAGGATTTGAACATAAGACGTGATATGGGCAGAAATCCTGTCTTTGACACAATGTTTGATTTTCAGAATACAGGGATTACAGCTTTGGAAGTTGACAATACAAAGTTTATTAATTCAGATAATATTCCCGATATTGCCAAATTCGACATTACAATCAGTGTACAGGAAACAGACGGGTGTCTGAAAGTGAAATTAGTGTACTGTAGCAAATTATTCAAAAGAGAAACAATTGAAAGAATGGCTGAGCATTTGAAAAATCTTTTGCATTCAGTAGCCGTAAATTCTGATATTTCACTTAAAAGCATTAATATTTTGACAAGTGAAGAAATGAACAAAATATTATATGAATTTAATAATACTGCTGAGTGTTTTGAAAAAAATCAAACAATTAAAGAATTGTTTGAAATGCAGGCAGAAAGAACGCCGGATAAAGCAGCCGTAGTATATTGCGGTGTAACAATGACATACTCGGAGCTGAATCAAAAATCCAACCAATTGGCAAAGTACTTGAGTAGTAAGTTTAATAAAGTAAATCCCATTATTGCTATTATGGCAGAACCATCTTTTGATATGATAATTGGAATACTTGGGATAATTAAATCAGGAGCAGCATATCTGCCAATTGACCCTCAATATCCTCATCAGAGAATTAAGTTTATTCTGGATGATAGCAAAGCGCAGATATTATTGACCCACAAAAGATTAGTAAAAGGACTGGAATACAAGGGTGAACTTTATTCTCTGGAAAGCAATGACTGGCATAGTTTATCTGACGATAATCTGCCTGCAAATTGCAAACAGAATGATTTAGCTTATGTTATTTATACCTCGGGTTCCACAGGAAAGCCTAAAGGAGTAATGGTTGAGCATAAGTCTTTGGTGAACCTGTGTTATTGGCATAATAAGAACTTTAATGTAACTGATAAGGATAATAGCACAAAATATGCGGGCTTTGGTTTTGATGCATCTGTATGGGAAATTTTCCCATATTTTATTAAGGGTGCAACTCTACACATATTAAAAGATGAGCTAAAGCTGGATATTGAGAGTCTCAATGAATACTTTGAAGAAAACAATATAACCATCAGCTTTTTGCCTACTCAACTATGTGAGCAATTTATGAAGTTTAAAAATAAGTCCCTTCGATATCTTTTGACCGGAGGAGATAAATTAAAGGAATTCAGAGTAAACGGAAACTATAAATTAATAAATAATTATGGCCCCACAGAAAATACAGTGGTTACAACTTCATATGAAGTAAATGAATTATCTGCGAATATACCTATTGGAAAGCCTATAACAAATACACAGGTTTATATTCTGGACAAAGATAATAATGTAGTACCAATTGGCGTACAGGGCGAAATATGCATATCAGGAGAAAGTCTGGCAAAAGGGTACTTGAACCGTGAAGGTCTTACAAAAGCTAAGTTCGTTCCAAATCCGGTAATTGCGGGACAAAAGATGTATCGAACAGGAGATTTGGGAAAATGGACTTTGGATGGAGCAATATTATTCTTAGGCAGAATTGATAAACAGGTTAAAATTAGGGGATACCGTATTGAATTAGGCGAGATTGAAACGCATATTTCTCAAATTGACGGAATAAAAGAAGCAGTTGTTATAGACAAAGAAGACAAGGAAGGTAATAAATATCTGCTTGCATTCTATACTGCCCGTATGGATATACCAAAAGAAGAAATAAGGGATATCCTCGGGAATAGCTTACCGGCTTATATGATACCCCTTGACTTTATTTGTCTGCCGGAAATTTTAATAAATGCAAATGGGAAGGTAGACCGCCTTGCATTGTCACAATATGAATCGGAATTTTATGATAATGCTGATTATGCAGAGCCAAGGGATGAACAGGAAAGAATATTAGTAAATGTATGGCAAGAAGTTCTGGGTGTAGATAAAGTCGGAATAGAAGATGATTTCTTCTGCATAGGAGGAGACTCAATCAAAGCAATACAGATTATTTCAAGAATACAAAAATATGGACTTAAACTAGAAGTAAAAGATTTGTTGCAAAAAACCAAAATCCGAAAACTAAGGGGTTGTATAAAAGTAAATGAGAAAGAAAATTTATCTCAGGATATTATTACAGGAGAAGTCAATATAACGCCTATTCAAAAGTGGTTCGTTGAACAGAAATTTACAGAACCGCAGCATTTTAATCAGAGCGTTACGTTGTTTTGCAAGGAGCGTCTTGAAGAAAATATATTACATGACTTATTTAAAAAGCTACTGGAACATCACGATGCACTGAGAATGTGCTATACAGTTGAGGGGAACCAAGTAAAACAATATATCCGGGATTTGAATGAAGGAGAATTATATTCTCTGAAGGTCTGTAATATAGTTGGTGCAGAAGATGACAACAAAGCAATGGATATAGAGAGTAAGCATATTCAGAGTGGGATGGATTTAGGGCAAGGGCCTCTTGTTCGCTTGATTTTGTTTAAAGCAAGTGTCGGGGACTACCTTTTTATTGCTATACATCATCTGGTTATTGATGGTGTCTCTTGGAGAATATTATTTGAAGATATTTCAAGGGGTTATTTGCAGGGATTAAGCAAGCAGAAAATATCTTTTGACAACAAAACAAATTCATATAAAGCATGGGCAAAAAAATTAAAGGAATACGCCAAAACAAAAGAAGTATTGGCTCAAAGAGAATATTGGGAGGAAATTGTAAAAAACCAAAAACCTCTTACCACGGATTTTGCTGTAAAGGACAGGAAAGTAGGAAATATATCAAATATCAGTACAGAGTTATCTGAAGCTGATACACAACAATTGGTTAAAAATTCAAACAGGGCTTTCCATACGGAAATAAACGACCTTTTGTTAGTAGCCCTTGGTTTGGCCATAAAAGAGTGGCAAGGAATAAATTCCATTGTAATTAATATGGAGGGACATGGACGGGAGGAGGCAGTAAAGAATATAGATATCACCCGTACAGTGGGGTGGTTTACTTCCCAATATCCAATCCATCTTGACTTATCAAATATAGAGGACTTGTCCTATGTTATAAAAGCGGTAAAAGAATCCTTGAGACATATTCCTTTTAAGGGCTTTGGCTATCAATTATTAAGATATATGCAAAGTGAAAAAAGCAGCAATTTAGACTATGACGCTGAGATATCTTTTAATTATCTTGGTCAATTTGGTCAGGACAGAGGACAGGATGTCTTCAAAATTCAACAGTTTATGCACGCTGATTCAATGAGTATTAAAAATAAAAATATAAGTAAGCTAAGCGTAAACAGTCTTGTTATAGATGGATGTCTCAAATTCCAGATTGAGTATGACAAAAATGAATTTCTGCAGGATAACATCAATAAATTCGCCTGTATTTTAATTAACAAGCTAAAAGAAGTTATAAAGCATTGTGTTCGACAGAGAAATGAAGAGATAACACCTTACGATGTTGGAAGAGTAAAACTCAGTTTAAGGGATTTCGATATTATCTGCAAGGAATATAGCATGGATAACATTAAAAATATTTATTGTTTAACGCCCTTACAAGCAGGAATGCTGATTCATTGTCTGAAAAATGAAAAAACAAGGGATTATTTTGAACAAATCAGTATAAATATTCTCGGTAAAATTCAGAAATCCTTATTAGAAAAAAGTTTTGGGTTGTTAGTTCAAAAATATGACGTATTGAGAACCGGCATTTTTTATGACAAACTTGACACCGGCGTACAGGTTATTTTGAAAGAAAGAAATGCTGAAATTTATTATTACGATAATAAAGACAAAGCTTTAGAAGAGCAAAACAAGTTCATAGAGGATTTTATGGAGAAGGATAAGGAGCGAGGTTTTGATTTTACAAAGGACACCTTGCTTCGTCTTGGGATAATAAGAGTTTCAGAGTCAGTATATAAAGCGGTTTTCAGCTTCCATCATATCATACTGGATGGTTGGAGCTTTGAGATAATTCTCAAAGAGTGGAAGAATATTTATAATCACCTTGCCCAAAATAGCATGTTCAGCTCTGAGGAAAACATGGACTTTGGAGATTATATTGGTTGGCTTGAACAGCAAGATAAAGAGCAAGCAGAACGATATTGGATGGATTATTTGCAGGATTATGAAAACTATGTTGGAATACCTTCTCGGTCTGAAAAAAGTAATTCAGAAGTGCAGGCTTGTGAAGATTTTGTCATCATTGTGGACGAAAGTCAAACAAAGCAATTAAAAGATTTATCAAACCAATATGGATTAACGTTAAATAGTGTTTTTCAGGGAATATGGTCAATATTGCTGAGAAGCTATAACAATACTGATGATGTAGTGTTTGGTACCGTGGTATCAGGCAGACAGGCTGATATTGATGGAATAGAAGAGATGGTGGGATTATTTATAAATACTATTCCAATGAGAATAAAGGCAGGGGGAAACACGACTTTTTTGAACTATGTAAGACAGCTTCAAAAAATGTCAATTGAGTCAACCAAGTATGCGTATTATTCATTGGATGAAATACAGGGAGCATTAAAATTACAGAGAGGTTTATTTAATCATATTATTGCTTTTGAAAACTATCCTGTGGATTACTATGAAAATCCCCAAAACAATGGAATCATATACCAGAAAAATAGTATAGAAGCTGTAGAGCAAACAAGTTATGACCTGAATGTAATTGTTCAGACAGGGGATTCCTTGAAAATAAAACTTAAATATAATCCAAGCTTATATGATAAAAAGCTGCTAAGCAGGCTGGAAGGCCATATTCGGAATATAATGAAGGCTATTATCAATAATATCCATGAAAGGCTGCAGGATATTGATATTTTAACGGAAACAGAAAAGAATACATTGCTGTTTGAATTCAATGACAATGAGACTGACTATGGAAAAGAGAAAACAATTCCTGAAATATTTGAAGAATATGCTAATAAGCAGCCACAAAAAACAGCAGTTGTTTATAAAGAGCAAAGCTTGACTTATGGTGAGTTAAATGAAAGGGCAGAGGAATTGTCAAGGCATTTAATTAATCAGGGAGTAAAAGCAGGAGATATTGTAGCTATTTTATTAAACAGTTGTGTTGAAATGATAGTAAGTATCTTAGGCATACTAAAATCGGGGGCAGCATATCTGCCAATAGATTCAAAGCTGCCGTTAAGCCGTGTACACTACATGCTGGAAGACTGTGATGTCAATATTCTGGTAACGGCAAAAGAGGTTATTAATACTGAACCCTTGGGGGTAGAGTTACTTTATATTAAAGATTTAAATAAACCAGAGAATAGTATAAGAAGCATAAAAAATAATTATTCGGCAAAAAACTGTGCATACATTATGTATACTTCAGGAACAACAGGAGAAGCAAAAGGAATCAGGACAAATCATTCTAATATAATAAGAGTTGTCAAAAATACAAATTATATTGAGCTTTGCGAAAAGGACAGTGTACTTCAAACCTCGAACTATTCCTTTGACGGCTCTACCTTCAATATTTTTGGAGCATTATTAAATGGCGCAAAATTAGTTTTGATTGAAAATGTACTGGAATTAAGTGACCTTTCAACTACCATAAGAAAAGAAGAAATATCTGTATTATTTCTAACCACACTGTTATTTAACATGCTTGTTGACATTGATTTGCAAATTTTTAAAGATGTAAGAAAGATAGTTTTCGGAGGGGAAGCCGCTTCTGTAGAACATGTGAGAAAAGCCCTTGCACAATTGGGCAAAGGAAAATTAATCAATGTCTATGGGCCTACTGAAACTACTGTTTTTGCAACAGCGTATCCAATTGATGCTATTCATTCTGATATGTTGTCCATCCCTATTGGGTTCCCGATATCTAATACACAGATTTATATCTTGGATAATAACTTAAAAGTTCAGCCAATTGGAGTATCCGGTGAGTTGTATATTGGCGGTGCCGGAGTTGCCATGGGCTATTTAAACAAAGAAGAACTGACAAAAGAGAGATTTATTGAAAATCCATTTGTGATTGGAGACTTTATATACCGCTCAGGCGATATTGGCAGATGGTTGGAGAATGGAGTAATTGAATATCTGGGAAGAGCAGATGATCAAGTAAAGATACGTGGATTTCGGATTGAATTACAAGAAATTGAAACCTTACTATCCAGGTATGAGGGTATAAATGAAGCGATTGTTGTTGTTAATGAAGATAAAGCTGATAATAAATTTCTTGTAGCTTATGTCACAGGGAAACAGGGCATTACGTTATCAGAAATAAGAGGATATTTATTGCAGCAGCTCCCGACATATAAAGTACCTTCTAGAATTGTGATTTTAGATAGAATACCAATTACCTCAAATGGGAAACTGGACAAGTTCGCTTTGCCAATGCTTGAAGCAAATACAGAATTGGATTATGTAGCACCAAGAAATCAAATAGAAGAAAAATTAGTGAGTATTTACAAGAAAGTGTTGGGAGTGAGCCAATTTGGAATAAACAACAATTACTTTGAACATGGGGGAAATTCATTAAAAACAACATTGCTGGTAAATAGAATATTCAAAGAAATAAATATAAAGTTAAAAATTGAAGATTTTTTCCAAAAGCAAACTATTCAAGAAATATCTGAATTGATACATGCAGCCTTAGAGCGAAAGAAAAAAAAAGAATTGTTAATGAAAAAGTTAATCGATTTGGGAATATGA
- the glpK gene encoding glycerol kinase GlpK: MEKGYILALDQSTSGSKAMVVDKNGNILSKSSMEHKQYYPNPGWVEHDPMEIYENVKKVLKEAMLISKVKADDMAALAITNQRETILVWDKNTGLPIYNAIVWQCRRTSEMCSQLKKQGVEEKVRQKTGLLLDPYFSATKVKWILDHVEGARAKAEKGQLLLGTIDSWLVWKLTHGKAHVTDYTNASRTLLFNIRTLQWDSELLEIFGIPRCMLPEIKSSNDMVGYTDTEELPDIELPISGIIGDSQGALFGQNCFNPGMVKATYGTGSSIMMHIGEQIKETGSGLVTSVAWGISGRVEYVLEGIVHCTGDALKWVKDNLMLFNSFEEARAMVNSLDSNEGVYMVPAFVGLGIPHWDSDARAAVVGMSRGTRKEHLVRAAIESTAYQIKDAVDKMELESGIKTKELRVDGGPTKDEFLMQFQADMLNHKVVSTEIAELSSMGSVYLAGLAVGLWKSKEEILQLRSEGQSYTPVMDKTTRDRYYEGWKASVSRVLTI; the protein is encoded by the coding sequence ATGGAAAAAGGGTATATTCTGGCTTTGGATCAGAGTACATCGGGTTCAAAGGCCATGGTGGTCGACAAAAATGGAAATATCTTATCAAAAAGCTCTATGGAGCATAAACAATATTATCCCAATCCGGGTTGGGTTGAACACGACCCCATGGAGATATATGAAAATGTAAAAAAAGTTTTAAAAGAAGCAATGCTGATATCAAAAGTGAAAGCAGATGATATGGCAGCACTTGCCATAACAAACCAAAGAGAGACCATTCTTGTATGGGATAAAAATACAGGCTTGCCCATATATAATGCAATAGTGTGGCAATGCAGAAGAACCTCGGAAATGTGCTCCCAACTAAAAAAACAGGGTGTGGAAGAAAAGGTACGGCAAAAGACAGGACTGCTCCTTGACCCGTATTTTTCAGCAACAAAGGTAAAGTGGATATTAGACCATGTAGAAGGCGCGAGAGCGAAGGCTGAGAAGGGGCAATTACTTTTAGGAACAATAGACTCATGGCTTGTTTGGAAACTTACCCATGGAAAAGCCCATGTAACTGATTACACAAATGCCAGCCGTACACTCCTCTTCAATATAAGAACACTGCAATGGGACAGTGAACTGTTAGAAATCTTTGGCATACCCCGGTGTATGCTGCCGGAAATCAAGTCGTCCAATGATATGGTAGGTTACACCGATACAGAAGAATTGCCGGACATAGAATTACCAATATCAGGTATTATAGGCGATTCCCAAGGAGCGTTATTCGGACAGAATTGCTTTAACCCCGGAATGGTAAAGGCTACATATGGAACCGGTTCTTCTATTATGATGCATATAGGAGAACAAATAAAGGAGACCGGCAGCGGATTAGTAACGTCAGTTGCATGGGGTATCAGCGGCAGAGTGGAATATGTGTTAGAAGGGATTGTACACTGTACCGGAGATGCATTAAAATGGGTGAAAGACAATCTGATGCTGTTTAACAGCTTTGAAGAAGCAAGGGCTATGGTAAACTCCCTTGATAGCAACGAAGGCGTATATATGGTTCCTGCATTTGTAGGTTTGGGTATACCCCATTGGGATTCAGACGCCAGGGCAGCAGTTGTCGGTATGTCCAGAGGGACAAGAAAAGAGCACCTTGTCAGAGCTGCAATAGAGTCTACTGCATATCAGATAAAGGATGCTGTTGACAAAATGGAACTGGAATCCGGAATTAAAACCAAGGAATTACGTGTTGACGGAGGTCCCACAAAAGATGAGTTTCTTATGCAATTTCAGGCTGATATGCTGAACCATAAGGTCGTAAGCACTGAGATTGCAGAGTTATCTTCAATGGGTTCGGTATATCTGGCAGGCCTTGCCGTAGGGTTATGGAAGAGTAAGGAAGAAATATTGCAGCTGAGAAGTGAAGGGCAGTCTTATACCCCTGTTATGGATAAAACTACGAGAGATAGGTATTATGAAGGCTGGAAGGCTTCGGTAAGTAGAGTGTTAACAATATAA